One window of the Hyperolius riggenbachi isolate aHypRig1 chromosome 5, aHypRig1.pri, whole genome shotgun sequence genome contains the following:
- the SPMAP1 gene encoding sperm microtubule associated protein 1: MAESAVSPRKARSCQMSWFAPSPSPAELLRREKRFVLDCVAVERISKDYSVSLPKLGSVIPPYNAQMDSHTHDYFWTRPVPPLLKKTGQSNGGTSTYGELADRFQHRGAAALYLLTRNNSGAGHSVEYTRGHDLFLSSVKPVIGYNGLYGYRRNTPSLRRIPSAFGIVSRSAIH; the protein is encoded by the exons ATGGCTGAGTCCGCCGTGTCTCCCAGGAAAGCCAGGTCATGCCAGATGAGTTGGTTTGCCCCTTCTCCATCTCCTGCAGAGCTACTGAGGAGGGAGAAGAGGTTTGTTCTGGACTGCGTGGCCGTGGAACGTATTTCTAAGGACTACAGCGTCTCTCTGCCAAAGCTCGGCTCTGTAATCCCACCTTACAATGCCCAGATGGACAGCCATACCCATGATTATTTCTGGACCAGACCTGTGCCACCACTGCTGAAGAAGAcaggtcag TCCAATGGAGGCACATCAACCTACGGCGAGCTGGCTGACCGCTTCCAGCACAGAGGCGCTGCTGCCCTCTACCTGCTGACCAGGAATAACAGCGGGGCAG GTCACTCTGTAGAATACACCAGAGGTCACGACCTATTCTTGTCTTCTGTGAAGCCTGTGATTGGCTACAACGGACTGTACGGATACCGGAGGAACACCCCCTCTCTCCGGAGAATACCCTCTGCCTTCGGGATTGTGTCGAGGTCAGCAATTCACTAA